In a genomic window of Occallatibacter riparius:
- a CDS encoding amidohydrolase family protein, producing the protein MNRRIFLQSASLAAFALPRVTAQAPGSPVIDTHIHLFDPGRPGGIPWPDRSDKKLYQPALPDRYARLAGPHGVAGAIAIECSPWLIDNFWLQEVVESNPLVVGFIGDLDPATPDFAATLDQLHRSHLFLGIRYGNLWNRDPVAAAHNPQFIAGLKLLAEAGLVLDTANPNPALISAMLEISNRVPNLRVVIDHLPNLDIPSEGPDRREYESTLRELAQRPRIFVKGSQIVRTFDGRVSFDVSRYKEHLDQLWSLFGEDRMLFGSDWPNSDQLADYDHTFGVAQRYIATRSTQAQEKYFSKNSCAAYQWRARTSAQTDLTRMSSQTINH; encoded by the coding sequence ATGAATCGCCGAATCTTCCTCCAATCCGCCAGCCTCGCTGCGTTCGCTCTTCCGCGCGTTACGGCTCAGGCTCCGGGATCACCTGTTATAGACACGCACATCCACTTGTTTGATCCGGGCCGCCCTGGCGGCATCCCCTGGCCCGACAGATCGGATAAAAAGCTCTACCAGCCTGCCTTACCGGACCGCTATGCGCGTCTTGCCGGACCGCACGGCGTCGCCGGCGCAATCGCAATCGAGTGCAGCCCATGGCTGATCGATAACTTCTGGTTGCAGGAGGTCGTCGAAAGCAATCCGCTTGTGGTGGGCTTCATCGGAGACCTGGACCCCGCCACGCCAGATTTCGCGGCCACCCTTGACCAGCTCCACCGCTCGCACCTGTTCCTGGGGATTCGTTACGGCAATCTCTGGAATCGAGATCCAGTTGCTGCGGCCCACAACCCGCAATTCATCGCCGGCCTCAAACTGCTCGCCGAGGCCGGTCTGGTGCTCGACACTGCGAACCCCAATCCTGCATTGATCTCCGCTATGTTGGAGATATCGAATCGCGTACCAAATCTCCGCGTAGTTATCGATCACCTGCCGAACCTGGATATTCCTAGCGAAGGACCTGACCGTCGCGAGTACGAATCAACGCTTCGCGAACTAGCTCAACGCCCTCGCATTTTTGTGAAGGGTTCCCAGATAGTGCGCACGTTCGACGGTCGCGTATCCTTCGATGTCAGCCGTTACAAGGAGCACCTCGATCAGCTTTGGTCGCTTTTCGGGGAGGACCGCATGCTCTTTGGCAGCGACTGGCCAAACAGCGATCAACTCGCCGATTATGACCACACCTTTGGCGTGGCGCAGCGCTACATCGCAACCCGCAGCACCCAGGCGCAGGAAAAGTATTTCTCGAAGAACTCCTGTGCGGCTTATCAGTGGCGGGCGCGCACGTCTGCGCAAACCGACCTGACGCGAATGTCCAGCCAGACAATCAACCATTGA